CGGGAGAATCCCCAGCGGCGTCCCGCGCTTCATCCCCCGGTGAGCTGTCGAGCGAGCACTAACCTTCGGTCCCGGCGAGCGCGGCGACCGCCTGCGCCAGGCGGTCGCCGTCCGGGAGGTCCGCCTCCGGAGCGACGGTCTGCAAGACGCCGAGACCCTGTACGAGCACGAAATACAGTTCGGCGATCGCCTCCGCCTGGTCGTCACTCAGCCGGGGATGCGCTTGCCGCAGCGCGTCCGCCATGTCCCGGTAGGCGCCGGGCAGGCTCTGGGCGAAGAATCGCTGCGACTCCGGCGAGCGCGCCACGCGCACCAGGTTCTCCAGGCTCGCCAGCATGCTGTCGCGGTTGTCGGTGAACACCGCGGGCATGCCGTTCCACATCGCGGCGAACGCCGCCAGCGGCGCGACACCGCTGCCCTCGCGGATCTTCGCCTCCATGCTGTCGCCGATCGCGGTACCGAGGGAGTCGGCCAGGGCCTCGGTGATCAGCTGATCCTTGGAGCCGAAGTGGTACCCGATCGCCGCCAGGCTCACGCCCGCCGCCGAGGCGATGTCGCGGGCGGTCGCCTTGGCGATGCCACGCTCGACGATCACTTTCCGTGCCCCCGCCAGCAGATCCTCGCGATTTCCCATGACCACAGGCTACAACGTCTCAGACAAATGTACTAGACGTATGTCCTACACGCTGCGACCACCGAGCTATCGGCACCTCGCCGTCGCCCCGGCATCCCGGCTCGCTAGTCTCGTGCCGTGCGGCAGAAGATCATCCTGGACGTCGACACCGGCATCGACGACTCCCTCGCGCTGCTGTACCTGCTCGGCTCGCCCGAGGCCGAGATCGCGGGCATCGCCGCCACGGCGGGCAACGTCGCGGCAGCACAGGTAGCGGCGAACAACCTCGCCTGGCTGGACGTCTGCCGCGCACCGGAGATCGAAGTGGCGCTCGGCGCCGCGGATCCCTTGGCCATCCCGCTGCGCACCACGGAGGACACGCACGGACCCCAGGGCATCGGATACGCCGAGCTCCCCACGTCGGCACGCCGTCTCTCCGCGCGATCGGCCGCGCGGATGTGGGCCGAGCTGGTGCGCGCGCATCCCGGCGAGATCGTCGGGCTGTGCACCGGACCGCTGACCAATCTCGCCCTCGCCCTGCGGATCGAACCGGAGCTGCCGCTGCTGCTGAAGCGTTTGGTCATCATGGGCGGGGCATTCAATCATCCGGGCAACACCACGCCGACCAACGAATGGAACGTGCACGTCGACCCGGAGGCCGCCAAGGAAGTCTTCGACGCGTTCGCCGCCGCACCCGCACAACGCAGGCCGATCGTCTGCGCGCTGGACATCACCGAGACCATCGAGATGCGGCCGGAGCATCTGGCGCGCCTGGCCGAGCGGGCGAAAAGCTTCCCGGTGGAGGTCGTCTCGCCGGACGATCCGCCCGGAACCCGCTCGGGCGCCGGCAATCCGATCGTCCGGCATGTCACCGATGCCGTGCGGTTCTATTTCGATTTCCATCACGCCTACGACCTGGGCTACCTGGCCCACATGCACGATCCGTTCGCGGCCGCGGTCGCGCTGGACCCGGCGCTGGCCCGCACCCGCCCGGCGACGGTGGACGTGGAGTTGGCGGGCACCATCACCCGCGCGACCACGGTCGCGGACTGGGCGGGCATGTGGGGGCGGGAACCGAATGCCGACATCGTGATCGGCACCGACCCCGAGCTGTTCTTCGAACGACTGATCACCCGGGTCGGCGACTTCGCGCGAGCCGTGCACCCGCCCGTGGCACAGGAGGCCCGGTGACCGGCGCCGACGACGCGACCTATCTGTCCGCCTTCCGTGCCGGGCTCGGGCTGGCCGGCATCATCGACGTCCACACCCATTTCATGCCCGACCAGGTGATGCGGAAAGTGTGGGCGTACTTCGACGCGGCCGGACCGCTGATCGGCCGCAGCTGGCCGATCACCTACCGCGCCGACGCGCAGGTGCGGTTGAAGACCTTGCGGGACTTCGGTGTTCGCGCGTTCACCGCTCTGGTGTATCCCCACAAACCGGACATGGCCGCGTGGCTCAACGAATGGACCGCCGATTTCGCCGCCCGCACCCCGGACTGCCTGCACACCGCCACGTTCTTCCCCGAGCCGCAGGCGGCGGACTATGTCCGGGAGGCCGTCGAGCGTGGAGCCCGCGTCTTCAAGGCGCATGTTCAAGTCGGCGGCTACCATCCGGGCGACCCGCTGCTGGACCCGGTATGGGGCCTGCTGGAGGACGCGCGCGTTCCGATCGTCATCCATTGCGGTTCCGGCCCGGCGACCGGAACGTACACCGGCCCGGAGCCGATCGCCGGTGTGCTGCGGCGCTTTCCGCGGCTGCGCCTGATAGTCGCGCACATGGGCACGCCCGAATACTCCGAATTCCTCGATCTCGCCGAGGAATACCCCGAGGTGCGGCTGGACACCACGATGGTGTGGACCGATTTCTCCGAGGCCGACGCCCCGTTTCCGGCGCACGAGCACGACCGGCTGCAAGCCTTCGCCGACCGCATCCTGTTCGGCAGCGACTTCCCGAACATTCCCCACTCTTATGGTCATTCGATCGAAGCGCTCGAACGACTCGATCTCGGTGACGACTGGTTGCGCCGGGTCTGCCACGACAACGCCGCGGAGCTGTTCGGCCTCCGGTGACCGGTCCGGTTCGGGATGCCTCGACTCCGAACCGCGCGCACCGTTGCGCCAACCGCTCCGGCTCGCACGAGCAGCGCTCCCACGAGATCCTCCATATCGGCCTCGCAGAACGTGATCTGATCCGCGCAAGCCCTGGACGATCGCGCGCAGTCCGAATCCGGCGTTTCGCGCGGGGTCGCGCCACCGGCCACCCCGGCACGGTCGAGCCGGCGGTTCCCCTGACGACCAGACGACGCACCCGGGCACGGCCTGAGCGACCAGCACCGCGGTGCGCGGGCATTTTCGCGCCCCGGGCGCAGGTCCGGCCGCGACACCACCCACCGCCTCGGAGCGGCTCACCGGCCGGAACACCCGCCCGACCGTCGCATGTAATGTGCGGCCGGTGTATTCGCGCGCGCTGTCGAAACCGGTTCGAGCCGGGGTGTATCTGCTCGCATGGATTGCGGTCCTCGTGGCAGCCATCGGCGTCACCTTGCACTACACCGGCTCCTCGGCTCGGGTGCTGGTGCTGGCGGCTTCGGGGGCGCCGTATCTGATGGGCTCCGCGCTGGTCGCGGCGGTGACTTTCCTCGCGATGCGGCGGTGGCGCGGTGTGGCGGTGGCGGTCGTCGTCCTGGCGACCGGGATCTGGACCCAAGCGCCGCTGTACGTCGGGCACTCCGGCCACGAGCACGGACCAACGATCACGGTGATGCAGGCCAATCTGCTCTTCGACGGAGCCGATCCGGCGGCGCTGATCGAGCAGCTGCGCGCGCGAGACGTCACCGTGCTCACCGTCGAGGAACTCACGCCCGCGGCGATCGAGGATCTCGGCCGGGCGGGCATCGACCGGTTGCTGCCGTACCGGTACCTCTCCCCGGGGAGGACGGCGGCCGGCACCGGCATCTGGAGCCGCCATCCCTTGTCGGAGACCGCCGAGTACGACGGCTACGTGCTGAACCAGCTCTCGGCGACCACCGACATCCCGGGCATCGGGCCGGTCGCGGTCTACGCCTTCCATCCGGTGCCGCCGGTGTACGGCACGCAGGTCTGGGCCGACGAATTGTCCCGCCTGCGGACGATTCTCGAACGATCACCCGCCGATCGACCGGCGATCGTGGGCGGAGACTTCAACGCGACCTACGATCACCGGCAGTTCCGCGCGCTGCTCTCCGGCCGCTTCGCCGACGCCGCCGAGCAGGCCGGGGCAGGACATCTGGTCACCTATCCGACCGACAAGCGCTGGCCACCTCTCGTCGGCATCGACCACATCCTCGTCGCGGCCGGTCACGCGGTCGCGGCGGAGACCGTAAGCCTCCCGGGAGCGGATCACCGCGCGCTGGTAGCGCAGGTCGGTTTGCACCGCGAGCAGCAGTAAGGCGCAGCGGGCCGACCGGATCCGAAACCGCCGCGGGCCCGCTGCTCGAACGCTTCGCGAAGAGTCGAAGTGTCCGGCGGGCGCGGCGAGGCCCGCGAGCACGCTGCCGCACGGCGCGGCGTTCGCCTGCGGCGGTGACGCCCGCATCAGCGTCCGTCGAAGGCGCGCAGCAGTTCCTCGGCGGCGAGCGCGGCGGTGAGGGTGCCGTCGCGAACCTGCTTCTCTACCTGCGCCCGAATGGCTTTCACCTGCGGGTTGTCCGCCAGCCTGCGCAGCAGCTGGTCGTGCACCATGGTCCAGGTCCAGTCGACCTGCTGCCGACGGCGCTTCTCGGCGAACTCGCCGGCGTCGGTGAGCACGCGGCGGTGCTCGAGCACCGTGTCCCAGAACCGGTCCAGCCCGACGCCTTCCAGACCGCTCATGGTCAGCACCGGCGGACGCCACAGCGCGTCGTGCGGATGGATCAGGCGCAGCGCACCCGCGAGTTCCCTCGCGGCGGACCGGGCCTCGACCTCGTGTTTGCCGTCGGCCTTGTTCACCGCGACCAGGTCGGCGAGTTCGAGCACGCCTTTCTTGATGCCTTGCAGCTGATCACCGGTCCGGGCCAGGGTCAGGAAGCAGAACACGTCGACCATGTTCGCGACGGTGACCTCCGATTGCCCCACCCCGACGGTCTCCACGAGGATGACGTCGTAGCCCGCCGCTTCCAGCAGCACGATGGTCTCGCGCGTCGCCTTGGCCACGCCGCCGAGCGTGCCCGCCGTGGGCGAAGGCCGGATGTAGGCGTCGCGTTGCACCGACAGCCGCGCCATCCTGGTCTTGTCGCCGAGGATCGAGCCGCCGGTTCTGGTCGAGGACGGGTCCACCGCCAGCACCGCGACGCGGTGCCCCTGCCCGATCAGGTACATGCCCAGCGCGTCGATGAAGGTCGACTTGCCGACGCCAGGAACGCCCGTGATGCCGACGCGGTTGGAGGGCGCGCTGCCCGCGCCCGCCTCCGGCGAAACCTTCA
Above is a genomic segment from Nocardia sputorum containing:
- a CDS encoding TetR/AcrR family transcriptional regulator — encoded protein: MGNREDLLAGARKVIVERGIAKATARDIASAAGVSLAAIGYHFGSKDQLITEALADSLGTAIGDSMEAKIREGSGVAPLAAFAAMWNGMPAVFTDNRDSMLASLENLVRVARSPESQRFFAQSLPGAYRDMADALRQAHPRLSDDQAEAIAELYFVLVQGLGVLQTVAPEADLPDGDRLAQAVAALAGTEG
- a CDS encoding nucleoside hydrolase → MRQKIILDVDTGIDDSLALLYLLGSPEAEIAGIAATAGNVAAAQVAANNLAWLDVCRAPEIEVALGAADPLAIPLRTTEDTHGPQGIGYAELPTSARRLSARSAARMWAELVRAHPGEIVGLCTGPLTNLALALRIEPELPLLLKRLVIMGGAFNHPGNTTPTNEWNVHVDPEAAKEVFDAFAAAPAQRRPIVCALDITETIEMRPEHLARLAERAKSFPVEVVSPDDPPGTRSGAGNPIVRHVTDAVRFYFDFHHAYDLGYLAHMHDPFAAAVALDPALARTRPATVDVELAGTITRATTVADWAGMWGREPNADIVIGTDPELFFERLITRVGDFARAVHPPVAQEAR
- a CDS encoding amidohydrolase family protein, with the protein product MTGADDATYLSAFRAGLGLAGIIDVHTHFMPDQVMRKVWAYFDAAGPLIGRSWPITYRADAQVRLKTLRDFGVRAFTALVYPHKPDMAAWLNEWTADFAARTPDCLHTATFFPEPQAADYVREAVERGARVFKAHVQVGGYHPGDPLLDPVWGLLEDARVPIVIHCGSGPATGTYTGPEPIAGVLRRFPRLRLIVAHMGTPEYSEFLDLAEEYPEVRLDTTMVWTDFSEADAPFPAHEHDRLQAFADRILFGSDFPNIPHSYGHSIEALERLDLGDDWLRRVCHDNAAELFGLR
- a CDS encoding endonuclease/exonuclease/phosphatase family protein; this encodes MAAIGVTLHYTGSSARVLVLAASGAPYLMGSALVAAVTFLAMRRWRGVAVAVVVLATGIWTQAPLYVGHSGHEHGPTITVMQANLLFDGADPAALIEQLRARDVTVLTVEELTPAAIEDLGRAGIDRLLPYRYLSPGRTAAGTGIWSRHPLSETAEYDGYVLNQLSATTDIPGIGPVAVYAFHPVPPVYGTQVWADELSRLRTILERSPADRPAIVGGDFNATYDHRQFRALLSGRFADAAEQAGAGHLVTYPTDKRWPPLVGIDHILVAAGHAVAAETVSLPGADHRALVAQVGLHREQQ
- the meaB gene encoding methylmalonyl Co-A mutase-associated GTPase MeaB encodes the protein MSEAGSAARATPAAAARRTVDVDALAAAVRANERAALARAITLVESTRADHRALAQRLLLKVSPEAGAGSAPSNRVGITGVPGVGKSTFIDALGMYLIGQGHRVAVLAVDPSSTRTGGSILGDKTRMARLSVQRDAYIRPSPTAGTLGGVAKATRETIVLLEAAGYDVILVETVGVGQSEVTVANMVDVFCFLTLARTGDQLQGIKKGVLELADLVAVNKADGKHEVEARSAARELAGALRLIHPHDALWRPPVLTMSGLEGVGLDRFWDTVLEHRRVLTDAGEFAEKRRRQQVDWTWTMVHDQLLRRLADNPQVKAIRAQVEKQVRDGTLTAALAAEELLRAFDGR